A window of Blautia argi genomic DNA:
GCACCTGATCGTCTTCATAGACAATATCAAGGGCTGTTTTTTCTCCCTGCTTCACTGTTCCGCAGAATTTTTCCAGGGTTTCCTCAGAAAGAAAAAGTTTCACCACGTCTTCTTTCTGCAGCTTTTCACTTCCGTCTGCCTTTTTTCCGTTTAAGGTAATGTTTTTCTTGCGAAGCATTTTATAAATAAAACTTTTTGGCGCTTCCTTTAAATATTTTCCCAGGAACTTATCCAACCTCTGTCCGCTTTCCATTTCTTTTATAACTAATTGCTTCATACTTTCTCCTAAAGGGAAATTGCCTGAATCACACGCATAATTTTCCCGTTTCTCGTAAGCTCCGGCTCTGACGGATCGGGACGGAATTTAATATCCTTTTCCAAAGACTCTCTGTGCTCCCACATGGAATCCAGCCGGGTTGTATAATCATTCAGCCTTGTAAAAATTTTCACGCTCACATAAAATCCGTTCTGACGAAGAATATCCTGAATGTGCTTTTCTACAAAGGCAGTGTCTGTCTTTGTCCTGCTGGTATATCCTACAACCGTGTTGCCGCACACAGCAATAGAATCCACAAAGGACTGTTTTTCATAAGCAGAAATAACCAGCTCATAGGAACAAGTCAGTCCTTTCTTATGCTTTTCAATCTGCTCATAGTCTTCCTGCTTCATGGGCTTTTGCATATACATCATAATCATGCCCACTGCAAACTTACAGGCAGGCAGACAGGCCACAACCGCCACAACGGTAAACACCGTATTTCTGGTTCTGTGTATATATAAACCTGTAAAAAATACCAGCAAAGGCGCAATAAAGGCCAGTATGGTATACAGTGTCCGCTTTTTCTGCTGGCTTTTAATATATCCGTAATCCCCTTTCTGGATTTTTTTCTTTGTCTTACTCATGCTCTATCCACTCCTCTTTTGCTCTTATACATGATGTTTATCATGATTCTGTGGGGAAGAAGCTTACAGAAAATCTGCGTCACCCTCATAGAAATGCCGTATACCGAAAGCTCCCTGCCTTTCTTCCCGTCCTTTATGGCTTTCCTTACAACACTATGAGGAGAAGCAATAAAAGGCTTTTTAAAAGCAGGCATATGCTCTCTTCCACCCATTTTGTCCAGAAACGGAGTGTCTACAGGACCGGGACACACGGCTGTCACCCGCACCTGCCCCTTCAGTTCCCGCCTCAGGGCTCTGGCAAAGCTTAACACATAGGCCTTTGACGCCGCGTACACGGCAAAGCCAGGCTGCGGCACAAAGGCAGCGCCACTGGCAAGCAGAAGAATCTGTCCATTCCTGCAATAGGGAAGGCAAAGCCTTGTCATCAGGGTGAGCGCCGTACAGTTAAGCTGAATCATATTTTCCAAATCCCGGCACTCGGTTTTTGCCACTTCTTTTTGCGTCCCTGCTCCTGCACTGCACACCAGCCAGGAAATATGCGGCTTTTCCTTTTCTAAAACCAGCTTCAGACTGTCAAAAGACGCCTGCTTTGTCATATCTGTGGAAAAAATCCGCACACTGGAAACTTCTCTTTGCAGCGCCTCCAAAGCTGTCCTGTTCCTGGCAACTGCCCATATTTCCTCTATACAAGGCTCTTTTTTGGCAAGCTGCCGGACAAATTCCCGTCCCATACCGCAGGAGGCTCCGGTCACTATGGCAATGTTTTTTCTCATGTCATCACCTTTTTCCAGTTTTCTTTTTATGCACATTTCTTATAGACTTCTTCTTTCTGCTTCTGTCCTTTTTTTCTGTTCCCTGCCTTTTGAAATCCGAAGCCTTTTCTCTGTCCTGCTTCTGTCCGCCTCGCGGTCGAATCAGGCACTTCTTGTCAAAGCCGATTAAATCCTTTCTTCCGCATTTTAAAAGAGCCTCTTTTACCAGATTATAGTTTTCTGGATTTTTATACTGTAAAAGAGCTCTCTGCATGGCTTTTTCCTTTGTACTTTTGGGAACGTATACCTCTTTCCCGGTTCTCGGGTCAATTCCCGTATAATACATACAGGTAGACATGGTAGAAGGCGTAGGATAGAAATCCTGCACCTGCTCCGGCATAAAGCCCATATCCCGCACATATTCTGCCAGCTTAACCGCTTCCGCAAGGGTACAGCCCGGGTGAGAGGACATGAGATAGGGAACCACAAACTGTTTTTTCCCGGATTCTTCATTTGCCCTCTGAAATTTCTTTAAAAATTCCTCATAAACCTGATGCTCTGGCTTTCCCATATAATAAAGCACCTGGTCGGACACATGTTCTGGAGCCACTCTTAACTGTCCACTGACATGATATTTTGCCAGCTCCTGCAAAAACACAGGAGAAGGGTCTGCATTTACATAATCAAAACGAATCCCGGAACGGATAAACACTTTCTTTATCCCCGGCAGCTTCCGCAGCTTCCGAAGCAGCTCCAGATAATCCTCATGGTCTGCCTCCAGATTTTTACAGGGCTTTGGAAACAAACACTGCCGATTGGTACAGATACCCTTTGTCATCTGCTTTTTGCAGGACGGGTGACGAAAATCTGCGGTGGGACCGCCTACATCGTGAATATATCCCTTAAAGTCCGGCTGTTCCTTATAACTCTCTGCTTCTTTTAGGATAGATGTGTGACTTCTGGTCTGCACGATTCTGCCCTGATGAAAGGCCAGGGCACAAAAATTGCAGCCCCCAAAACAACCACGATTGCTGGTAATACTAAACTGAATCTCCTCCATTGCAGGAATTTTTCCCTGCTTTTCATACATAGGGTGACTGGTTCGCATATAAGGCAGGTCATATACCCGGTCCATTTCCTTTTGAGTCAGCGGCTTGGCCGGAGGATTCTGTACCACAAAACCACGGCTTCCGTAAGACTCTGCCAATACCTGTCCTGTATAGGGGTCTGTATTTTCATACTGTGTCCGGAAGCTCTCTGCATAAGCTTTCCTGGAAGCCAGAAGTTCCTCATAAGAAGGCAGCACAATCCCTTTTTTAGGTGCCTCCTTTGTTTTGTAAACCGTTCCTGGCACAAAGGTAACAGAGCTTACAGGAATCCCCTTATCTAACGCCTGGGCAATCTGCAAAATGCTGTGTTCTCCCATTCCGTAGGAAATCAAATCTGCTCCGGAATCCAGAAGCACGGAACGTTTCATAGTATCTGACCAGTAATCATAATGAGCCATTCTCCGGAGAGAAGCCTCAATGCCACCCAGAATTACCGGGGTGTCCTTATACGTCTGACGAATGAGATTTCCGTAAACCGTCACAGCCCTGTCCGGTCGCAGCCCCATCTGGCCTCCCGGGGAATAGGCGTCCTGTTTCCTGTGTTTTTTTGCCACGGTATAGTGGTTCACCATGGAATCCATATTTCCCGCAGAAACCAGAAATCCCAGCCTCGGCTCTCCAAACACGGCAATGCTCTCCTTTTTCCTCCAGTCCGGCTGGGCAATAACGCCCACCGAATATCCCTGACTTTCCAAAAGCCGGGTGATAATTGCAGCGCCAAAAGAGGGGTGATCTACATAGGCATCTCCGCTGATATAGACAAAATCCGGCTGCCAGATGCCCTTTTCCTCCAGTTCCTTCCTGGTTACCGGCAAAAATCCTCTGCTCATACACACGCTCCTTTTTGTCCTTCTCTTTCCAGAACTTCAAAATAATCCAGCACATACCAGTCTGCCAGCTCCCGTTTCTGCTTTTCCTGTTTTTTGCTGTAAGCGTCCTCTATGGCACAGACCTTCATACCTGCATTTTTCCCTGCCAGAATTCCCAGGGGTACATCCTCAAAAACCAGACATTTCTGCGGCTCTGCATGCAGACCTTTTGCCGTTTTTAAATACACATCAGGGGCAGGCTTGCTTTTCGGCACTTCACAGCAGGTAGTAATACAATCAAAATAATCCTCTATTTTATGCGCCCGTAAAACTTCCGTAATCAGCTCTCTGCTGTTGCTGGAACTGATTCCCACGGAAATTCCCCGCTGCTTTAATTCCTTTAAAAATTCCAGTGCTCCTGGCTTTAAAGATACCTCATTACAATATTTATCCCTGGACATACGAAGCCAGGTATCCTTAATCTCTTCCAAAGAATCCTCTATCTGAAACCGCTCCTTAAAAAACATGGCGGTTTCTGTAAAACCCATACCTTCCAGCTCCTCCTGAAAGGTATCCAAATCCTCAGGGACTGCAACGCCCTTTTCAGACAAATACTCCATATCAATGGTCTTCCACAGCCACATAGAATCCACCAGTGTACCGTCCAAATCAAAAATAACGGCTTTTATCTTCTCAAGCATGTTCTTTCAACCTTTCTGTTTCTTCCTGTGTTAAAGCCCGGTACTCTCCCGGAGCTAACCTCTCGTCCAGTTCCAGACTGCCCATGGACAGACGTTTTAAATACACCACGTCGTTGTCCACTGCCTGAAACATTCGCTTTACCTGATGAAACTTTCCCTCCCGAATCGTCAGAAACACTTCTTTTGGTTCCTGTCCGTGTCTTCTTGCCTCTGCAGGCATGGTCTTTTCTTTCTCTCCGATGTCCACGCCCCTTTCCAGCTGTTTCAAATCCCCTTCTGAAACAGGCTTTGCAAGCTTTACAAAATACGTCTTATCCACATGTTTTTTAGGAGCCAGAAGCTCATGCGCCAGCATACCGTCATTGGTAATCAAAAGCAGTCCCTCGGTATCCTTGTCCAGACGTCCCACCGGAAACAAATCCTTTCTCTTTTTGGAAACAAGCAAATCCAACACTGTTTTCTCCCACTTATCCTCTGTGGCAGACACCACGCCCTTTGGTTTATTCAACATGTAATATTCAAAGGCTTCGTAGCAAAGGCTTTTCCCCTGTACTTCCACCTGATCTTTTTCTGTATCAATCTTGTACTCCGGGCTTTTGACGCACACTCCGTTTACGGAAATTCCGCCTTTTCGGATTTGCTGCTTGACCTGCGATCGTGTTCCAATACCCATGTCTGCCAGATATTTATCCAGTCTGATTTTTCCCATTACTGTAATCTCCACCCTGCATAATACTTATTTTTCAAAATTCCACGCTCCAGCTTGCCAAAGCCCAGAGCAAAGCCGTCCACACATACAAGCTGCCAGCCCTTTTCTTTGGCAGGCTTTAAATCAGATACTTCTATGGTTTCTCCCTTTAAATATTTCACAGTCCGCACATCATCAGAGGAAAGACAGATACAGGAAGCAAAGGTATCTGGTGACAGCGCCATGGCAAGCGCCTGGCTGGGTTCAAAGCGTTTTTTCCTGCTTTCCCCTAAAAACAGTCCGGTTCTTAAATAGCGAAGCTTCGGAAGCCTGACCGTTCCCGGCAGAAAATACAGTCTGTCCTTTTCTGTATAAAAGCTTCCTTCAGAAAAGTCCAGAGACACCAACCTTAAAAACTCTTCTGCCTCCTTAGGAAGCTCTGTGGCGCTCTTTTTCTCTGCCTTTGTTTTTTCCTTCTGGGCTTTTTCTCCTTTTTTTCTCAGAAGAGCGGCAAAGTGTCCCTCTCCCGGCATCTTATGAGGAAAAATACGGATACAGAGGGACAGCTGTCTGTTTATTTCCTCGGAAGCATGTGCCAGAGGAAAACCTTTTGTAAAGCCTTCATACCATTTTGGCTGCATCACTTCCATATCCGGACAGGATTCCAGAAGATAGGCAATCACCTCTTCGTTTTTCCTTTTTGGAAAAGGTACAGGTGGAATATAAAAGCATGCCTCCCGGCCTTAACATCTGCGCCCCCTGACAAATCAGTTCCTTCTGAATCCCGGCATAATATGCAGGGGGTTTTTCTTCCCAGTACTCTGCCATTTTCGGCTCTTTATGAAACATGCCCTCCCCGGAACAGGGAGCATCAATTAAAATTTTATCAAAAAATGACGGGAATTTTCCGGTAAGCCTTTTGGGGTCTTCACTTGTCACATAAATATTGGACAGACCTGCAAGTTCCAGATTCTTAAGCAATGCCTTTGCCCGGCTGTTGCTGATATCATTGGCAAGAAGAAACCCGGTTCCCTTCAGTCTTGCGCCAAGCTCCGTTGCTTTTCCTCCCGGTGCTGCACACAAATCCAGCACATAGTCCCCTTCTTGTATAGGAAGACGGCTGGCCGGGGTCATGGCGCTTGGCTCCTGCAGATAATACAGCCCTGCAAAATAATAAGGGTGTCTGGAGGGTGCCAGCTCCTTCGCGTCATCTGTATAATATCCATTCTCTATCCAGGGAATCTGTTCTCTTCCAAAAGGAGCCAGTGCTTCCCACTTTTCTTTTGTAAGCTTTCCTGTATTCAAACGCAGCCCCTGGCGAACCGGCTGTTCGTAAGTCTTTTCATACTCCTTAAACGCTTCGCCCAAAAGTGTGCGCATCTCTTGTTCGTAATCCTTCGGTAATCTTATCATATGTGCTAATTTTCCTCTATCTCTTCATATGTAAGAGCCTGTGCCCGATACCCTTCTGCCAGAATATCCAGTTCCTTATGAAACCTTTCCAGTTGTTCCAAATCCCCGGCTCTGTAAATGCGGTAAAATTCCTCCTGTATTTTTGCCACTTCCCGTTTATTGGAATAGTGATACAGATTTTCTATATTATATTTAAAATGTCTGCCACCAGATTGGACTGATGCAACATGGAATTCTGTGCGTCCATAACCTCATTCCGCACGGAAGACATTTCTGCGTCCAACTGCAGTATAGAATCTGCTGCCCGACTCAGTCTTTTTGTCAGATGTACGGGCATATTTCCTTTGTACTTATACTGCAGGGAATGTTCAATAGTTGCCCAGAAATTCATTGCCAGTGTGCGAATCTGAATCTCTGCCCGGATTTCCTTTCGTCCCTCCAGAGTTTCTGTGGCATACAGAATAATCATGTGATAGCTGCGGTATCCGCTTTGCTTCATATGGGTCACATAATCCTTTTCCTCCAGCACCTGCATGTCGCTGCGCCTGCGGATCAGTTCTGCCACCTTTTCAATATCCTCATAAAACTGACAGATAATGCGGACCCCCGCAATATCCTCCACTTTCTCCTCCAGTTCGTCCCAGGAGATGCTCTTCTTCTGCATTTTTTCCAGAATACTGTTAATTGATTTGACTCTGCCTGTTACCTGCTCAATGGGAGAATATAAATCCTTTTCCCTGTGTTCTTTCTTCAACTGATTAAATTTCATAACCAGCTCTTTCACCGCAAGCTCATAGGGAATCAGCAATTCGCGCCATAAACGTATTTCCATAAAACCTTACTCCTTAACTATATCCATAAAGTATAGCATATTTTTTTTCTTTTTAATAGAAAAAATTTTTCTGCCTGTTCTGTAAAAACTGCAGTACCGGATACGGATTTAAAGCATGCTCCTTTTCTTTTGGTGTCTGTACATAGATACCCAAATGCAGATGCGGTGGAAATTTCCCCCTGGTTCCTTCCTCTCCATATCCCGTATCTCCCAGAAAACCCAGTACCTCTCCGGCTTTTACTTTTTCTCCCTTTTCAAAATCCCCGGCATAAGAGGACAGATGTGCATAATAAAAATATCCGCCTCCTGGACTGCGGATTCCCATGCGATATCCCCCCAGAGGCAGCCAGCCAATCTGCTCTACTACGCCGTCCGTAATGCTGAGAACAGGATAATATCCGCTTTTTTCTTCCTTCCCGAAAATATCGCAGCCTTCATGAAACCGTTCGCCTCCAAAATTCCGTTTCTGATACCAGGAATTTTCAAAGAAAAACTGCTGACTCTGTTCCCCTTTTCTCCCTGCCACGGGGAAACATTGCAAATCCTCCCAAAAGTTTCCGTAAAGCTGCATCTCTTCTGGAGAAATTTTCAACTGTTCAAATCTCTCTGTAGGAAGCCCCTTGTCCCGCAGCTCCTGCAGGGAAACCGATTCCCTTAAAGCTCCGGTTATCTGGCAGTTCAAAAAAAGGCAAAAGCACAGCCATAGCAGCCATTTTCGCAAAAAAATCCCCCCGTCTGCCCACAGTTCTTACCCATACATATCATTCTATGTGCCTACGGAGGAATTTATGACTCTTTTTATTTTATTCTTTTTAATACTTCCAGAAGATATTTCCATACCCTTTCTACAGAGGAAATAGAAAGTTTTTCTTCTGTGGTATGGATACTTTCCATATCAGGTCCTAAGGATACACAGTCCAGTCCCGGAATCTTTTCATAAAACAGACCGCATTCCAGACCTGCATGAATCACCTTGACCTCTGGATCTTTTCCGTACATTTCCTTAAACACTTCTACCATAACAGGACGAAGGGCAGAATCCTGACAGTATTCCCATGCCGGATAATCTCCTTCTGTATCAAAACTGCCGCCTAAAAATTCGGTCAGATACGCAATTTTATCTGCCAGAGCCTGTTTTGCGCTTCCTACAGAGCTTCGTACACTGGCTGTTCCGTACAGAGCCTCAGGTGTCAGACAGGTAACGCCCAGATTACAGGAAGTTTCCACCAGATTCTCAATAAATCCACACATCTTCTGAATTCCGTTTGGATAATGCAGAAGGAAAAACAGAACCTTTTCCTGGCTTACGGGATGCAGCACGGGTTCTGTTCCTTCCCCTGCTGCTTCCACAGTTACGGTAATCCCCTCGTCACTGCCTGTATATTCTTTTCTCAGTGTTTCTGTAAAACTCTCTGCATATGCACACAAAGTCTTTCCGTCCTCTTCGCCTGCAAGTACCAGAGCCTCTGCCTTTCTTGGAATGGCATTGTCTTTCTGTCCTCCGCAAAGCTCAGCCAGGGCATACTCTGCCTTTTCCTTTCCCTCATGGAGAAATCTGGCAAGCAGTATGGTAGCGTTTGCACGGTTTTTGTCAATCTCTGCACCGGAATGACCGCCCATAAGACCGGAAACCGTAATTTTCCATTTTTTCTCTGTATACTCCTGATATTTTACCGGAAGCTTTGATACAGCCGTCATGCCCCCTGCACAGCCAGCCCACAGATATCCCTCTTCCTCTGAATCCAGATTCAGCAGATATTTTGCCTTTAAAGGCGCAGTATCAAGCGCTGCCGCACCCAGAAGCCCGATTTCTTCATCTACAGTAATTACTACCTCTAAAGCCGGGTGCTGCAGAGTATTGTCCTCTAAAATTGCCAGGGCATAAGCCACAGCAATGCCATCATCGCCTCCCAGGGTTGTATCCTCTGCATAGATAAAATCCCCATCAATGCCAAGGCGAAGAGGATCCTTTGTAAAATCATGGTTGCTCTCCGGCTTTTTCTCGCATACCATATCCATATGCCCCTGCAGCATTACAGTAGGGGCATTTTCGTATCCTTTGGACGCCTCTTTAAAAATTACAACATTGTTGCTTTTGTCCTGAATACAGCGAAGCCCCTTTTCTTTGGCAAAGTCTGCCAGATAGTCACTGATTGCTTTTGTATTGCCTGAACCGTGAGGAATCTTTGTCAGTTCCTCAAAATAATAAAAAACTCTCTTTGGCTCTAAATTTTCCAAAACTGCCATTTCTGTTACCTCCTGCTGTTTTCTATGTTCCATTTTTACACATTCCGCATCAAATAGCAAGTCCCATTCCGGATTCTCACATAGTCGGCTTTTTTCTTTCATATAGTAAAACAAATCATCTTTCATGGGGTAAGGCTTATATGAAACGCATACTCGCATTTCTCTCTGTCCTGCTTTTCTTTTCTCTTTTACTGTTCTTTCCTCAACAGTCTCTGGCAGGAGCAAAGGCAGGACTGATGCTCTGGTTTTATACGCTTCTTCCTTCCATGCTGCCTTTTCTTATTCTGTCCTCTCTGATTTTACATATGGGACTTTTAGACCCTCTGCTCACAAAAGGAGAGCATATCTGGCGCAGGCTCCTTCAGCTTTCTCCCCAAGGCGCCTACGCTCTTTTTATGGGAATTCTCTGCGGCTATCCCATGGGTGCCAAAACCACGGCAGACCTGTACCGAAAAGGCTCTGTTTCCAGACAGGAGGCAGATTATCTGCTCACGTTTTCCAATTATCCCGGTCCTGCCTTTCTCCTTACCTATCTTTGTGTGGGTATTCTGCAAAGGGAGGATTTAGCCTTTCTCACCTGCGTAATCCTCTACCTGTCCTCTTTCCTTACCTCTCTCTTTTTCCGTCCTTCTTCCCAAAAGCGGGAATTACAGACAGACTGTATGCCTTCCTCCCCTATAAACCTGTCTGAAAAAAGCGCAAAAAAGGCATCTGGCTCTCTGTCCTTTGGAGAAGCCCTAGATGCCTCTATTCTGAATGGTTTTCTATCCATCACCAAGCTGGGCGGATATATTATCCTGTTTTCTATTTTCCAGGTTTTCTTAAAAAAAGCCCTGCCTGCAACTCCCTGGGTTCGGTATCCTGTTCTGGGACTTATGGAAATCACCACAGGACTTTCTGCGCTTTCCACAAGCAGTCTTTCTTTTCCTGTGCAGTATGTACTGTCCCTGTCCTTTACCTCCTTTGGCGGCTTCTGCGTGGCAGCACAGACGAAATCCATGCTGTCCGGCACAGACCTTTCCCTCCTGCCTTATTTAAAAGGAAAAATCTGTTGCTCTTTTTTCACCCTGATAATCACCCTTTTCTTAGTCAAAATCATCAAAGTCATCGTCTAAATCATCATCAAAATCGTCTGGCTCATAGGATTCTGCCTGTGCAGGAGAGGGCGCTGCATTTTCTGTTTCCTGTACAGGAGTGCTGCTGCCCTGTGCAAGCTGAGGAGAAAGCTCTGCGCGGTTCTGTTTGATTACATCTACAGATGCCTGCAGGGCACGAACAAACTCATTGTATTTTGCCGCTGCATCTTCTAACATAGAAGATGCAATCTGTCCCATATTTGCCATCATTTCATCCGTATAGGAAACTGCGCTCAGGCGCAAATTATTTGCATCGTTTGTGGCTGCATCAATGATTGCCTGTGCCTGCTGGTTTGCGCTATTTACAGTTTCGTTTGCCTGTGCATATGCCTGCTGCATAACCTCAGACTCTTTTACCATTTCCTGTACCTGCTTCTTGGTATCTTCAATGATATTGTCTGCCTTTGCCTGTGCGTCCTGCAGAATCGCTTCCTTGTTGCTGATGATCTTCTGGTATCTTTTGATTTCATCAGGAGTTTTCAGACGCAGTTCTCTTAAAAGCTCTTCGATTTCTTCTTTATTCACAATAATCTTTGTTGTGGATAAAGGCTGATATTTACAGCTCTCTACATATTCTTCAATCTCTTCAATAATCTGTTCAATTCTGCTGCTCATTTCTTCATTCTCCTTATCGTGTCCTCATTCTATTCTTCCGAATGTCTGTTTCTGTACTTTTCCTCCACCTTTTCCTTCACATAATCCGGCACAAATTTGGAAATATCCGCACCGAAATAAGCTGCCTCTTTTACTGTGGTGGAACTCAGATATGCGTACTGCAGACTGGTTGTCAAAAACATGGTGTCTATATCTGTTGCCAATACCCGGTTTGTCTGAGCCATCTGCAGCTCGTATTCAAAATCTGTAATCGCACGCAAACCACGGATAATCACCTTGGCCTCACAGCTTCGTGCGAAATTAACGGACAAACCGTCGAAAGACTGCACCTTTACATTTGCTATCTCTTTCGTTATATACTCTAATATATTAACACGTTCCGCTACAGAAAACAACGGACTTTTTGCAGAATTATTCAAAACTGCCACAATTACCTCATCAAAAAGCGCTGCTGCTCTTTTTATAATATCTAAATGTCCATACGTTGCCGGGTCAAAGCTGCCCGGATAAATCGCTCTTGTCATTTTGGTGCCTTTCTTATAAAAACATGCTGATTGGTCTTATACCGTTTTACCTTCTCTTTTAAAAATCCGTATTCCTCCAGATAATCAAATTCTGTAGAAAGGGAGGCTTCCACAACAAGCCGCGTATTTTCATCTATACAGGAGGCGTCCTTTAAGACCTCCAACACCTGTCTTTCCAGTCCTTTATCATATGGCGGATCCATGAAAATACAATCAAAAGGCTCTTCCTTTGAAATAGAAGAAAGAGCGGTGAATACCTCCTGACAGTATACCTGCGCTTTAGAGGAAAGTCTGGTAAAACGCAGATTTTCCTCTATCACGGCTGCTGCCCTTCTGTTTTTTTCGATAAAAGCACAAAAATCCGCGCCTCTGCTTAACGCCTCAATTCCAATTCCTCCACTACCTGCGAAAATATCCAGGAATCTGCACTGGCACAGATAAGGCTGAAGCATATTAAACAGGGTTTCCTTAATGCGGTCTGTGGTGGGACGGGTTTCCAGCCCCGGAATGGTCTTAAGTGGCATACTCTTTGCGCTGCCTGCAATTACTCTCATATATTTTATCCTTTTTCGTATATAGCTTTTAGCGATTCAGACGATAATCCAAATCGCCCTGATCCAGTCCCAGTATCAGGGACTCTGCCGTTGCAATATTGGTTGCAATGGGAATGTTGTACTGGTCGCAGTATCTGGAAATCTGATATACGTCCGGTTCTTTTGCGTCTATCATCGCCGGATTGTAAAAAAAGATTACCATATCAATATCACCGCGCTCAATCATTTCTGTAAACTGCTTATCTCCGCCCATACTTCCCGGAAGGAATTTATGGACACGGAGGTTGGCAGCCTCTTCAATACGCCTTCCTGTAGTCCCGGTTGCATAGATTTCGTGCTTTGCCAGTATATTTTTATAGGCAATGCAAAAATCTTCGATCAGGGCTTTCTTACTGTTATGTGCTATAATCCCAACGTTCATCTACATCAATCCTTATTTTTTATAATAATAACAATATCGGCATCTGTATCACCTGGTACTGTTACCCAGAGTTATTATAGCAAAAACACCAAGTTTTTGCAATTATTTTTTCATCATTTATACACTTTTTACAAAACCAAATGTTCTCTTGCATGATAATCACTCTGATTTTGAAACTCGATTTCATATTGTAATACAATTCTCAGAATTTGTCAAAACTTGAAAGAACTTCTAGGGTAAAATTTTTTAAAATTCACATAATAGCATTGTAACACAAAATCACATTCCAAAGGA
This region includes:
- the coaD gene encoding pantetheine-phosphate adenylyltransferase; protein product: MTRAIYPGSFDPATYGHLDIIKRAAALFDEVIVAVLNNSAKSPLFSVAERVNILEYITKEIANVKVQSFDGLSVNFARSCEAKVIIRGLRAITDFEYELQMAQTNRVLATDIDTMFLTTSLQYAYLSSTTVKEAAYFGADISKFVPDYVKEKVEEKYRNRHSEE
- the rsmD gene encoding 16S rRNA (guanine(966)-N(2))-methyltransferase RsmD; its protein translation is MRVIAGSAKSMPLKTIPGLETRPTTDRIKETLFNMLQPYLCQCRFLDIFAGSGGIGIEALSRGADFCAFIEKNRRAAAVIEENLRFTRLSSKAQVYCQEVFTALSSISKEEPFDCIFMDPPYDKGLERQVLEVLKDASCIDENTRLVVEASLSTEFDYLEEYGFLKEKVKRYKTNQHVFIRKAPK
- a CDS encoding methylglyoxal synthase; translation: MNVGIIAHNSKKALIEDFCIAYKNILAKHEIYATGTTGRRIEEAANLRVHKFLPGSMGGDKQFTEMIERGDIDMVIFFYNPAMIDAKEPDVYQISRYCDQYNIPIATNIATAESLILGLDQGDLDYRLNR